From Triticum aestivum cultivar Chinese Spring chromosome 4A, IWGSC CS RefSeq v2.1, whole genome shotgun sequence, a single genomic window includes:
- the LOC123085367 gene encoding uncharacterized TPR repeat-containing protein At1g05150, with translation MALSASAASAGRGARAEKVRRIFERFDANGDGGLDRAEMAKLVVAVNPRVKFSDDQISAILDEVFRTYAEFILPGGQGLSLTGLLRTYDDGAGDVDRDFLALSLPAVDSDASSPEIGPGDAAASSSPTSGAAVAASLLDDHLKPLGIGGTGPSSSSRAAVAAPAWATSPSHGIAFDSSWALLDDLEILVKRLRSKQLRKTSSVDTSGGGSNLDSFSEAGWSREISASADSGLASAPWDETSRDYLTFVKELAVLRTRADASRSREEAFDNHMVIGRALSEHRLFRDALASFRRACELQPTDVRPHFRAGNCLYALGRHAEAKEEFLLALEAAEAGNSQSADILPQIHVNLGIAMEAEGMVLGACEHYREAAILCPSHARALKLLGSALFGVGEYRAAEKALEEAIFLKPDYADAHCDLGSALHAVGDDDRAVQEFQKAIDLKPGHVDALYNLGGLNMDACRFVRAAEMYTRVLSIRPNHWRAQLNKAVALLGQGESEEAKKALKEAFKMTQRVEVYDAISHLKTLQKKKLKPSKGKHDAQGEEAFVIVEASKFKRVGSKTTLRQDLANALDIRAFERTTKLGHCDAELLRKEMNETDVPVSYSGTGIPEKSIRKAALEVILRRLLSFLKPDTFQGAVKAMNERILSVLDASGSGRVDLGMFFAIIAPICSGPVDRRKRVVFDALLWRPASEGGRGQIRRSDALSYIKLLRAVYIPTNGASDMLEMHGESDPTMVSYTEFLEMFNDPDWGFGILTTLVKLEDSDHVRHGSHTCSICRYPIIGSRFMETKHSFSLCNRCYSEGKVPSAFKLEEYRFKEYSNESEALIDKCMCFNLNSKKLEADA, from the coding sequence ATGGCGCTGTCCGCGTCGGCGGCGTcggcggggaggggcgcgcgggccGAGAAGGTGCGCAGGATCTTCGAGCGCTTCGACGCCAACGGGGACGGCGGGCTCGACCGGGCCGAGATGGCCAAGCTCGTCGTCGCCGTCAACCCACGGGTCAAGTTCAGCGACGACCAGATCTCCGCCATCCTCGACGAGGTCTTCCGCACCTACGCCGAGTTCATCCTCCCGGGGGGGCAGGGCCTGTCTCTCACCGGCCTGCTCCGCACCTACGACGACGGCGCCGGGGACGTCGACCGCGACTTCCTCGCGCTCTCCCTTCCCGCCGTCGACTCCGACGCTTCCTCCCCCGAGATCGGGCCCGGggacgccgccgcctcctcctccccgacctccggcgccgccgtcgccgcctcgctgCTCGACGACCACCTCAAGCCGCTCGGCATCGGCGGCACGGGCCCCTCGTCCAgctcccgcgccgccgtcgccgcgccggccTGGGCGACCTCGCCCAGCCACGGGATTGCCTTCGATTCCTCCTGGGCGCTCCTCGACGACCTGGAGATACTCGTCAAGCGCCTCCGCTCCAAGCAGCTGCGGAAGACCTCCTCGGTCGACACCAGCGGGGGCGGCAGCAATCTCGACTCCTTCTCCGAGGCCGGCTGGTCCAGGGAGATCTCCGCCTCCGCCGATTCGGGTTTGGCGTCCGCGCCGTGGGACGAGACCAGCCGGGACTACCTCACCTTCGTCAAGGAGCTCGCTGTTCTCCGCACGCGCGCGGACGCCTCCCGCTCTCGCGAGGAGGCCTTCGACAACCACATGGTCATCGGCCGGGCGCTCTCCGAGCACCGCCTCTTCCGAGACGCCCTTGCCAGCTTCCGCCGTGCCTGCGAGCTTCAGCCCACCGACGTCCGCCCGCACTTCCGCGCTGGTAACTGCCTCTACGCCCTGGGCCGCCACGCCGAGGCCAAGGAGGAGTTCCTCCTTGCCCTCGAGGCGGCAGAGGCAGGTAACTCCCAGTCCGCGGACATTCTCCCACAGATCCATGTCAACCTTGGTATTGCAATGGAGGCTGAGGGGATGGTGCTTGGTGCCTGCGAGCACTATCGAGAGGCTGCCATACTGTGCCCATCCCATGCCCGCGCGCTGAAGCTCCTTGGGAGTGCACTCTTTGGTGTTGGGGAATACCGTGCAGCGGAGAAGGCACTGGAGGAGGCCATCTTCCTGAAGCCAGACTATGCTGATGCGCACTGTGATCTTGGGTCAGCCTTGCATGCAGTAGGGGATGATGACCGTGCAGTTCAGGAGTTCCAGAAAGCAATTGATCTTAAACCTGGGCATGTTGATGCCTTATACAATCTTGGTGGATTGAACATGGACGCATGCCGATTTGTGCGAGCTGCGGAGATGTATACTCGTGTGCTGAGCATCCGACCAAACCATTGGCGTGCTCAGCTAAACAAGGCAGTCGCTTTGCTTGGGCAGGGAGAGTCCGAGGAGGCCAAGAAGGCACTCAAGGAGGCATTTAAGATGACACAAAGGGTGGAGGTGTATGATGCCATCTCACATCTGAAGACACTGCAGAAAAAGAAGCTAAAGCCTTCAAAAGGAAAACATGATGCTCAAGGAGAGGAAGCCTTTGTTATTGTAGAAGCATCCAAGTTCAAGAGGGTTGGAAGCAAGACCACATTGCGGCAGGATTTGGCCAATGCCCTTGATATAAGGGCATTCGAGAGGACGACAAAGCTTGGCCACTGTGATGCTGAGCTTCTGAGGAAAGAGATGAATGAGACTGATGTCCCCGTATCCTACTCAGGCACTGGCATCCCAGAGAAGTCGATCAGGAAAGCAGCTCTTGAGGTTATTCTTCGCAGGCTCCTATCTTTCCTCAAGCCAGATACCTTCCAGGGTGCTGTCAAGGCAATGAATGAAAGAATTCTCTCGGTCCTTGATGCGTCTGGCTCTGGCCGCGTTGATCTTGGGATGTTCTTTGCTATCATTGCTCCAATCTGTTCTGGTCCTGTGGATAGGCGCAAGCGTGTCGTCTTCGATGCACTCCTTTGGCGTCCTGCAAGCGAAGGTGGCAGGGGCCAGATCAGGAGGAGTGACGCGCTAAGTTACATTAAACTTCTCCGTGCCGTTTACATACCAACCAATGGGGCTAGCGACATGCTTGAAATGCATGGGGAGTCCGACCCTACCATGGTATCGTACACAGAGTTCCTCGAGATGTTCAATGATCCTGATTGGGGGTTTGGAATTCTAACCACACTGGTGAAGCTTGAAGACAGTGATCATGTTCGCCATGGCAGCCACACCTGCTCCATATGCAGATATCCTATCATCGGTTCACGGTTCATGGAAACAAAACACTCGTTTAGCTTGTGTAACCGGTGCTACAGTGAAGGGAAGGTTCCATCAGCCTTCAAGTTGGAGGAGTACAGGTTCAAAGAATACAGCAACGAGTCGGAGGCTCTTATAGACAAGTGCATGTGCTTTAATTTGAATTCTAAGAAGCTGGAAGCTGATGCTTGA
- the LOC123085368 gene encoding ASC1-like protein 3 yields the protein MAIRGPDAASVLPMTLLFSLGFFCARFVLDRLLYKPLAVYLFTSKASKLMNDEARQAKIVKFSESTWKLTYYASVQAWVLLIIKQEPWSLDTLQYFDGWPNQPIPSSLRLFYMCQCGFYIYSIFALIAWETRRKDFAVMMSHHVVTSVLIGYSFLTGFFRIGTIILALHDASDVFLETAKLCKYTEKELGASLFFGLFALSWLLLRLIYFPFWIIKTSSYQSIISLRKLDRFPTTLYYVFNTMLLTLLVFHVYWGKLIFLMIMKQLN from the exons ATGGCGATCCGCGGCCCGGACGCCGCGTCCGTCCTCCCCATGACGCTGCTCTTCTCCCTCGGCTTCTTCTGCGCCCGCTTCGTCCTCGACCGCCTACTGTACAAG CCGTTGGCAGTTTACCTTTTCACTAGCAAGGCTTCTAAGTTGATGAATGATGAGGCCAGGCAAGCAAAGATTGTCAAGTTCTCAGAGTCTACTTGGAAGCTGACATACTATGCTTCTGTTCAGGCATGGGTCCTATTGATAATAAAGCAGGAACCATGGTCGTTGGATACATTGCAATACTTCGATGGCTGGCCAAATCAACCCATCCC GTCCTCATTGAGACTTTTCTACATGTGCCAGTGTGGATTTTATATCTACAGCATTTTTGCTCTCATTGCCTGGGAAACCCGCAGAAAAGATTTTGCTGTGATGATGTCTCATCATGTAGTAACATCTGTTCTTATTGGATATTCATTTCTGACTGG ATTTTTTCGAATTGGGACAATTATTCTTGCGTTGCATGACGCGAGTGACGTGTTCCTTGAAACTGCCAAATTGTGCAAGTACACTGAAAAAGAACTAGGGGCTAGCTTATTTTTTGGGCTTTTTGCTCTCTCTTGGCTCCTGCTACGTCTGATTTACTTCCCATTTTGGATAATCAAAACCTCAAG CTACCAGTCCATCATATCCTTGAGGAAGCTGGATAGGTTCCCAACGACCTTGTACTACGTTTTCAACACAATGCTTCTCACATTACTTGTGTTTCATGTATATTGGGGGAAACTCATAtttttaatgataatgaaacaatTGAATTGA